In Bogoriella caseilytica, the genomic window GATGCCGGGGTGGCTCGGTGCCGTGGCGGCCTGGAACCCGGTCTCCTCCACTGCCAATGCGATCCGCGAACTCTTCGCCACTCCCGGTGCCGGCCTGGGCGAGCCCAGCTACTGGATTGATGGTCACCCCATCGCCGGCGCACTCATCTGGCCACTGGTGATCATGGCAGTCTTCGTGCCGCTGGCAGTCCGGCAGTTCCAGAACCTCAGCCGTTGACCCCTGCCTGGCGGCACCACGACTGCCCTCTAGGTGTACCCGGTCATCACGTTGGTGACAGGCGGCTGATCGGGGGCTTGCCTCCGAGTGAGCTATGGCGGCGTTCAGTGTTGTAGTGCTCGAGCCAGGGTGCAAGGGCGGCGGATCGGGAGGTGCTGGTGGTGAAGTTCTGCCGGTAGGCCCACTCGGTGGCGAGGGTGCGGTTGAGTCGTTCTACCTTCCCGTTCTGCCAGGGGCAGTGAGGCTTGATGAACTTCTGCGTGGCTCCTAGCTCGGCGCAGGCCTGCTTGACGTCGTTGGAGTGCCGGTAGGCGAACGCGTTGTCCGTCATGACGCGCTCGATCCTGGTGATGCCCTTTGCGGCGAAGTAGGCCGCAGCCCGTCTGAGGAATCCGGCGCAGGTGGCGCCCTTCTCGTCGGGCAGGATCTCGCAGTAGGCCAGCCGGGAGTGATCGTCCACCAGTGAGTGGACGTAGTCGTAGCCGATCTTGCCGCGTCTCATCTTCGCCGCCTGGGTCGCGGCGCGGCCGTTGGCGCGCCAGCCGCCGCCGTCGGGGATCCTGCCGAGCTTCTTGACGTCCATGTGGACCAGCTCGCCGGGGCGCTGGCGCTCGTAGCGGGTTGCGGTGTGTTTCGAGGAGCGGATCACCTCGCCGGTCATGGGGTCGCACTCACGCAGGTAGGGCACGCGGTGGCGGCGCAGGATGCGTGACACCGTCCGTGGCGCGACGCCGACTTTGGGGCTCAGCACGTCAGGGCCCTGGCGATGCTCGGCCCGAGCGGTGAGCACCGTCTGCTCGACCTCTTGCGGCGTCTTGGTCGGCATCGTGTGCGGCCGCGAGGAGCGGGTCTGAAGCCCTGGCTCGCCCTCGGTGGCGTACCGGTCGATCCAGGTCTTGACGCATTTGCGTGAGACGCCCATGGCGGCGGCGATGTGGGCTTGCTTCCAGCCGGCCTGGTAGCGCTGGACGATCAGCAGGCGGCCGTGGACGGTGAGACGGGCACTACGGTGGGACACGAGAACCTCTGGGTTGGAGTGGGCCTTCGACAAGCCACATCCCACCCGGAGGTTCTCCATCGTTCAAACCACCACGCTGCTACCAACCTCATGACCGGGTACACCTAGACTGCGGGGGTGCGCCCAGCGGTCGTTCTCGTTCACGGAATCCGGATCTCTGCGACGCAGTGGGCGCCCCAGCGTGAGGTCTTGCGCCGGGCGGGCATTCCGCACCGTGCGCCGGACCTTCCCGGCCACGGCAGAAGGCGCGGGGAGCCCTTCACGATCGCCGCTGCCCGCCAGGCCATCGAGGACGCCGTGTCCGCATTGCGCGCAGAACACCCGGGTGCGCCCATCGCCGTCGTCGGGATGTCGATGGGCGGCTACCTCACCCTGAACTGGGCCGCCTGGACCGAGTATCCACCCGCTGCGGTGCTGGCGGCCGGGTGCGGTACGCAACCTCAGGGCTCCGGCCTCGAGCTCTACCGCAGGGTCGCACGCGTCCTGTCCCGGCGGCGCAGCGGCGGTGAGGCCGTCTCGAATGCCATGGCGAGGGTGTTCCTCCCGAGATCCGGTCAGGAGGCACTTCTCCAGGGCGGTGTGGCGGTGGAGGTGATGGAGCCGGCGCTCGAGCAGATGGGCACCGTGGACACTCACGCCGAC contains:
- a CDS encoding IS481 family transposase, with translation MSHRSARLTVHGRLLIVQRYQAGWKQAHIAAAMGVSRKCVKTWIDRYATEGEPGLQTRSSRPHTMPTKTPQEVEQTVLTARAEHRQGPDVLSPKVGVAPRTVSRILRRHRVPYLRECDPMTGEVIRSSKHTATRYERQRPGELVHMDVKKLGRIPDGGGWRANGRAATQAAKMRRGKIGYDYVHSLVDDHSRLAYCEILPDEKGATCAGFLRRAAAYFAAKGITRIERVMTDNAFAYRHSNDVKQACAELGATQKFIKPHCPWQNGKVERLNRTLATEWAYRQNFTTSTSRSAALAPWLEHYNTERRHSSLGGKPPISRLSPT
- a CDS encoding alpha/beta fold hydrolase codes for the protein MRPAVVLVHGIRISATQWAPQREVLRRAGIPHRAPDLPGHGRRRGEPFTIAAARQAIEDAVSALRAEHPGAPIAVVGMSMGGYLTLNWAAWTEYPPAAVLAAGCGTQPQGSGLELYRRVARVLSRRRSGGEAVSNAMARVFLPRSGQEALLQGGVAVEVMEPALEQMGTVDTHADVASIDVPIWFVNGRWDHFRIHERRFLLAAHDGHLVIVPGAHHLVSLVRPVAFSRIMLRFLDEVERQDASGGRGS